The Neovison vison isolate M4711 chromosome 10, ASM_NN_V1, whole genome shotgun sequence genome has a segment encoding these proteins:
- the APOBEC4 gene encoding putative C->U-editing enzyme APOBEC-4, translated as MEPLYEEYLANRGTVVKPYYWLSFSLDCLNCPYHIRTGEEARVPYTEFHQIFGFPYGPVYPQTKHLTFYKLKTSSGSLVQKGHASSCTENNTHPESMLFEMNGYFDAARHKNNAIRHIILYSNNSPCNEANHCCISKMYNFLIMYPDVTLSIYFSQLYHTEAEFPASAWNREALRSLASLWPQVTLSPISGGIWHSLLNSFVSGVSGPTVFQPILTGRALADRHNAYEINRITGVKSYFTDALPQTKENRNIKAQAALESYPFNKVFPGQYLQVTRGQPQPSLTPDLRVPVVFVLVPFRDLPPIHVHQNAQKPRIIVRHLNMPRISFPDTKDPRRPPMGTPVERVEITEQAASTKEADEKKKKGKK; from the coding sequence ATGGAACCCTTATATGAAGAATACCTAGCAAATCGTGGAACAGTAGTAAAACCTTATTACTGGCTAAGCTTCTCTCTAGACTGTTTGAACTGTCCTTACCATATTCGGACAGGTGAAGAAGCAAGAGTTCCCTATACAGAATTTCATCAGATTTTTGGATTCCCTTACGGGCCAGTGTATCCTCAAACAAAACACCTCACGTTTTATAAGCTAAAAACTTCTTCTGGAAGCCTGGTGCAAAAGGGCCACGCTAGCAGTTGCACTGAGAACAATACCCATCCAGAATCGATGCTATTCGAGATGAATGGTTATTTTGACGCAGCCCGACACAAAAACAATGCTATCAGGCATATCATTCTGTATTCCAACAACTCTCCTTGTAATGAAGCCAACCACTGCTGCATCAGCAAAATGTACAATTTCTTAATAATGTATCCAGATGTTACTCTCAGCATTTACTTTTCTCAGCTCTATCATACTGAGGCCGAATTTCCTGCCTCGGCGTGGAACCGGGAAGCTCTCCGGAGCCTGGCCAGTTTATGGCCACAGGTCACCTTGAGCCCAATAAGTGGTGGAATTTGGCATTCTCTCCTCAACAGCTTTGTGAGTGGTGTCTCAGGACCCACTGTTTTCCAGCCCATTTTAACCGGGAGAGCACTGGCTGATAGGCACAACGCATATGAAATCAACAGGATAACGGGAGTGAAATCTTATTTCACTGATGCTCTTCCCCAGACAAAAGAGAATCGGAACATAAAAGCTCAGGCGGCTTTAGAGAGCTACCCCTTCAACAAGGTCTTTCCTGGGCAGTATCTTCAAGTGACACGTGGACAACCGCAACCCAGTCTGACCCCAGACCTCAGAGTTCCCGTAGTTTTTGTGTTGGTGCCTTTCAGAGACCTACCACCAATCCATGTGCATCAAAACGCACAAAAACCCAGGATTATTGTGAGGCACTTAAATATGCCTCGAATATCATTCCCGGACACCAAGGACCCCAGAAGGCCTCCCATGGGAACGCCAGTGGAGAGAGTGGAAATCACGGAGCAGGCTGCAAGTACCAAAGAAGcagatgaaaagaagaagaaagggaaaaaataa